From a region of the Alnus glutinosa chromosome 1, dhAlnGlut1.1, whole genome shotgun sequence genome:
- the LOC133865243 gene encoding TLC domain-containing protein At5g14285-like has product MEALLDLITPTAPTFFLMFLSLYLLAFFLVFRNWDPKHRPEASSCLLSLTHGTPAVIMSVHALTRAPTPPSFASPNAAFQNVVLEFSTAYFLMDLLHYIVFSPNDILFISHHLATLYVFATCRYVVHHGAFAILALLVLAEVTSACQNVRSIAGLLRADAPAAAKLYELLSLPFYAFYSVVRGILGTLVVYKMGMFYASGAADNMIPRWAWVSWMVVIVSAVLVSILWVLNLWIDWFRERSRRAQKKVK; this is encoded by the coding sequence ATGGAGGCCCTCCTTGATTTGATCACCCCAACCGCCCCTACATTCTTCTTGATGTTTCTCTCGCTGTACCTCCTTGCTTTCTTTCTGGTTTTTCGCAACTGGGATCCAAAGCATCGACCAGAAGCTTCGAGCTGCCTCCTCTCTCTAACTCACGGCACTCCTGCCGTTATCATGTCCGTCCACGCACTAACACGCGCCCCAACCCCACCTAGTTTTGCTTCTCCAAACGCTGCCTTCCAAAACGTTGTACTGGAATTCAGCACCGCTTACTTCTTAATGGACCTCCTCCACTATATTGTGTTCTCCCCTAACGACATCCTCTTCATCAGTCACCATTTAGCCACGCTATACGTGTTTGCGACATGTCGTTATGTGGTTCACCACGGCGCCTTCGCGATTCTTGCGCTTCTTGTTCTCGCCGAGGTTACCAGTGCTTGTCAGAACGTTCGGAGCATTGCTGGTTTGCTGAGAGCCGATGCACCTGCAGCTGCGAAATTGTATGAACTTTTGTCCCTTCCTTTTTATGCCTTTTACTCTGTTGTTAGAGGGATTTTGGGAACGCTTGTCGTTTATAAGATGGGGATGTTTTATGCAAGTGGGGCTGCTGATAATATGATTCCGAGGTGGGCATGGGTTTCTTGGATGGTTGTGATTGTTTCTGCAGTCTTGGTTAGCATACTGTGGGTTTTGAATCTATGGATAGATTGGTTTAGAGAAAGAAGTCGCAGAGCGCAGAAGAAAGTCAAGTAA
- the LOC133865235 gene encoding uncharacterized protein LOC133865235 — protein MEEEIVAEFKKSGFDLDEEAEIAKKCLTFCINYSLKPSDLVSSWEVYYLNRQLGGATVQNAEMDGFLQHLQNEQKEVVIKEEPDLHFYSSKDVDMILNDEEIDTKEGILSSPTDRSQRVFSEPFDSTPQTNGNIFSSGKTSKLVTPFGQRTNKFLVKFSINNAPNTENIEKKHDQENNEDDIIKRVQPRMRCSLIVHGSGPEPGCRFMYDRIEDRFNALENRIKKRATALVASGLYEEPVDPTVASQKSIFTVGMICCDGEGYLNEKSALLQSSVEHSGGQRVRLELQKLNQFSVFPGQVVGVEGHNPSGHCLIASKLVDSVPLSATADVNLPPAKKQALDQEVQPADLSPTQAELSVIIASGPFTTADNLLFEPLTELLAYATRKLPQVLILLGPFVDSEHPEIKKGTMDRSFDEIFQMEVLRRLQDYAEYMGSDTRVVLVPSIRDANHDFVFPQPAFDIHPPDLKDQIISLTNPGLFEANQVKISCCTVDILKHLSGEEMSRNPTDGTPSDRMSRLANHVLCQQSFYPLYPPAEGIPLDFSLAAEALHISSIPDILILPSDMKYFVKVLSSGEGSEGEEQAKCICVNPGRLAKGEGGGTFAELNYRGGPDTTNTCIIGI, from the exons GCAATTGGGTGGGGCGACTGTGCAAAATGCTGAAATGGACGGGTTTTTACAGCACTTGCAAAATGAGCAGAAAGAGGTGGTTATTAAGGAGGAGCCTGATTTGCATTTCTACTCAAGTAAAGATGTGGACAT GATTTTGAATGATGAAGAAATAGACACAAAAGAAGGTATTTTAAGCTCTCCAACAGACAGATCTCAGAGAGTTTTTTCAGAGCCATTTGATTCAACGCCTCAAACAAATGGGAACATATTTTCTTCTGGTAAAACATCAAAACTTGTGACACCCTTCGGACAACGAACCAATAAGTTTTTGGTGAAATTTAGCATCAATAATGCGCCCAATACCGAGAACATTGAAAAGAAGCATGATCAGGAGAATAATGAGGATGATATTATTAAAAGGGTTCAACCCCGCATGAGGTGTTCTCTGATAGTTCATGGATCAGGGCCTGAACCAGGTTGTAGGTTCATGTATGACAGGATTGAAGATAGG TTTAATGCACTGGAAAACAGAATTAAGAAGCGTGCAACTGCACTTGTTGCATCCGGGCTCTATGAAGAACCAGTGGACCCTACAGTTGCTTCCCAG AAAAGCATATTTACTGTTGGCATGATCTGTTGTGATGGAGAAGGTTATTTAAATGAGAAGTCCGCCTTGTTACAAAGCAG TGTTGAGCATTCTGGAGGGCAACGTGTTCGTCTAGAATTACAAAAATTGAACCAGTTTTCAGTTTTCCCAGGCCAG GTAGTAGGTGTTGAAGGGCATAATCCTAGCGGACACTGCCTAATTGCATCAAAACTGGTAGATTCTGTTCCTTTGTCTGCTACTGCTGATGTGAATTTGCCTCCTGCAAAGAAACAAGCTTTAGATCAGGAGGTTCAGCCGGCTGATCTGTCTCCTACACAGGCAGAGCTATCAGTG ATTATTGCATCGGGCCCTTTTACCACAGCGGACAACTTATTGTTTGAGCCTCTGACAGAACTgctagcatatgcaacaagaaAGCTGCCCCAGGTGCTTATATTG CTGGGACCATTTGTTGATTCTGAACATCCAGAGATTAAGAAAGGAACTATGGACAGGAGCTTTGATGAAATATTCCAGATGGAAGTTCTGAGAAGG TTGCAAGATTATGCAGAATACATGGGTTCTGATACACGCGTGGTTCTTGTGCCATCTATACGTGATGCAAACCATGACTTTGTTTTCCCTCAG CCTGCTTTTGATATCCATCCACCTGATCTCAAGGATCAG ATAATCAGTCTCACAAATCCAGGCCTTTTTGAGGCAAATCAG GTCAAGATAAGTTGCTGCACCGTGGATATTCTAAAACACCTTAGCGGAGAGGAGATGTCACGGAATCCAACAGATGGAACACCCAGTGATCGCATGAGTAGACTTGCAAATCATGTTCTTTGTCAGCAGAG CTTTTATCCTCTATATCCACCAGCAGAAGGCATTCCATTGGATTTCTCACTTGCTGCAGAAGCTCTTCATATCTCTTCAATTCCAGATATTCTCATCCTACCTTCGGAtatgaaatattttgtaaag GTGCTGTCCTCTGGGGAAGGAAGTGAAGGGGAAGAGCAAGCGAAATGCATTTGTGTGAATCCAGGAAGACTGGCAAAGGGAGAAGGAGGGGGCACTTTTGCAGAGCTTAACTACCGCGGTGGTCCTGACACAACCAATACTTGTATCATTGGCATATAA